The proteins below come from a single Candida albicans SC5314 chromosome 7, complete sequence genomic window:
- a CDS encoding uncharacterized protein (Ortholog of C. dubliniensis CD36 : Cd36_70940, C. parapsilosis CDC317 : CPAR2_300280, Debaryomyces hansenii CBS767 : DEHA2F22220g and Pichia stipitis Pignal : PICST_32459), which translates to METKNNWYTYGSNYTTNNITYDLASISPKKSLECELTIEFLKIIYIIDEAPYKSWQKTIDSCQTIHKSFERISEILIKQPNLESNVTNFLKNNRLKYILENVILESLKSQISKWDILVHINNLYPVSLLIEAVYDWSNIYLVNIDEELSLVLLCTFQVYRNIEDETHELDVMIKEMKQRHSYPEIRARNVNNLILLILSKMKPTLVFFELIKQSILYAKTECEIRHLIQDFATLLENLKQTTNQENNNELTKIKLLIQEIIIIILKSSYEKINWNCFQQAQSDYESIFQTLSTAYQSQLASSTMVQNSDIQLFIDDYNNDPNPSLNRENAAEWINNVFCNSENLEEDDDYFEPEFELPKMIAEGSNTSIRPHKRSLTEPIKRLISKRTPKDKSKWHFWRFANKKRLSNS; encoded by the coding sequence ATGGAAACAAAGAACAATTGGTATACCTATGGTTCCAATTACACCACAAATAACATCACTTACGACTTGGCTTCAATTTCACCGAAAAAGTCCTTAGAATGTGAATTgacaattgaatttcttaAAATAATCTACATCATTGATGAGGCACCCTACAAGTCATGGCAAAAAACAATCGATTCCTGTCAAACGATCCATAAATCGTTCGAACGAATATCAGAAATACTCATAAAGCAACCAAATCTAGAAAGTAACGTAACgaatttcttgaaaaacAATCGACTCAAGTACATTCTTGAAAATGTTATACTTGAGAGTTTAAAGTCACAAATTTCGAAATGGGATATATTAGTCCacattaataatttgtatCCGGTATCTTTACTTATCGAAGCAGTTTATGACTGGTCAAACATTTATTTGgttaatattgatgaagaattatcaCTAGTTCTATTATGTACATTTCAAGTGTACAGAaatattgaagatgaaacACATGAACTTGACGTTATGATTAAGGAGATGAAGCAACGACACAGTTACCCAGAAATACGAGCAAGAAATGTTAACAATCTCATTCTATTAATTTTAAGTAAAATGAAACCAACATTGGTTTTCTTTGAACTTATCAAACAACTGATATTGTATGCGAAAACAGAATGTGAGATTAGACACTTAATTCAAGATTTTGCAACTCTATTGGAGAATTTAAAACAAACTACTAATcaagaaaacaacaatgaattaacaaaaataaaactattaattcaagaaattattattattatcctAAAATCGTCTTACGAAAAGATAAATTGGAATTGCTTTCAGCAAGCTCAATCAGATTATGAGAGTATTTTCCAAACTTTACTGACTGCCTATCAATCCCAACTTGCTAGTTCTACAATGGTTCAAAATTCAGATATACAGCTATTTATTGACGACTATAATAATGATCCTAATCCAAGTTTAAATAGAGAAAACGCAGCAGAATGGATTAATAATGTATTTTGCAATTCAGAAAATCTcgaagaagatgatgattacTTTGAGCCCGAATTCGAATTACCAAAAATGATAGCAGAAGGCAGCAACACATCGATAAGACCTCA